Proteins co-encoded in one Papaver somniferum cultivar HN1 chromosome 5, ASM357369v1, whole genome shotgun sequence genomic window:
- the LOC113283593 gene encoding uncharacterized protein LOC113283593 codes for MEPSNLQEGVIVLDGKKDEQQQLRVKRKTLQAVLEQCQRALDLINSGEVDDDDGEDDDESEVEIGEDALNQFGDDDTVQLCNFLKSGVDSPNFLEKLGTTSASVPQNPAAEEGGSWDIVCENDLWDGEDIELDQESFVLVRQEDILEGIASFTAAYLLSLKQTKELTPNQLQEALSKTFCTKKKKGKLRKAWDGSKVIYNVASWGATAIGIYQNPALFRVATVAFWTSCRVISKLF; via the exons aTGGAACCTTCAAATTTACAAGAAGGTGTTATTGTCCTTGATGGTAAGAAAGATGAACAACAGCAACTGCGTGTTAAGAGGAAAACTTTACAAGCTGTGCTTGAACAGTGTCAAAGAGCTTTAGATTTGATTAATAGTGGtgaagttgatgatgatgatggtgaagatgatgatgaaagtgAGGTGGAGATTGGTGAGGATGCGTTGAATCAGTTTGGTGATGATGATACTGTTCAG CTATGTAACTTTCTAAAGTCTGGAGTTGACTCCCCCAACTTTCTTGAAAAGCTTGGGACCACCAGTGCTTCAGTTCCGCAAAATCCTGCTG CTGAAGAAGGTGGCTCCTGGGACATCGTTTGTGAAAATGATTTATGGGATGGTGAGGATATTGAATTGGACCAAGAAAGTTTTGTTCTTGTTCGGCAAGAAGATATACTGGAGGGTATTGCTTCCTTCACGGCTGCATATTTGTTGTCACTAAAGCAAACTAAA GAACTAACACCCAATCAACTCCAAGAAG CCTTGAGCAAAACTTTCTGTACTAAAAAGAAAAAGGGTAAACTTCGAAAAGCATGGGATGGAAGCAAAGTTATCTACAATGTAGCATCATGGGGAGCCACTGCCATTGG GATATACCAAAATCCAGCTCTGTTTAGGGTAGCTACTGTGGCTTTCTGGACTTCCTGCCGTGTTATATCGAAACTTTTCTGA